A genomic region of Colius striatus isolate bColStr4 unplaced genomic scaffold, bColStr4.1.hap1 scaffold_36, whole genome shotgun sequence contains the following coding sequences:
- the LOC133629285 gene encoding LOW QUALITY PROTEIN: uncharacterized protein LOC133629285 (The sequence of the model RefSeq protein was modified relative to this genomic sequence to represent the inferred CDS: inserted 1 base in 1 codon), with translation MGTRRLLVELGRLGYRVSAKKAQICQKEVTYLGYALKDGKRWLTEARKKAILQIPTPSTSRQVREFLGTAGFCRLWILGFASLAEPLYPLTKNKGEFVWGKEQEEAFTNIKKALLSSPALALPDLTKPFTLFVDERKGVARGVLTQKLGPWKRPVAYLSKKLDPVASGWPACLKIVAATAVLVKDSDKLTFGQPITIIAAHSLESIIRQPPDRWLTNARMTYYQSLLLTERIKFAPPAILNPATLMPEAGESDQPLHECQEVLAEEVGIRADLTDQPMEGTPSWFTDGSSYLLEGKRKAGAAVVDGKRVVWASSLPEGTSAQKAELVALIQALRLAEGKVINIFTDSRYAFATAHVHGAIYRQRGLLTSAGKEIKNKEEILNLLEAVHLPKKVAIIHCPGHQKGDDWVARGNRMADTTAKEAALEAMILSVKLDDKQAVEGKEETNLSAEEGKAYIDKMHRLTHLGTEKLITLAKKSRYKVPDLRKTVERIVQNCEACAFTNAGHTKGIQGKRLRGDRPGAYWEVDFTEVKPARYGNKYLLVFVDTFSGWVEAYPTRNETALVVAKKXPGRDFSPVWYSQGNRHA, from the exons ATGGGAACTCGCAGACTACTGGTTGAACTTGGAAGGTTGGGGTACCGTGTCTCAGCAAAGAAGGCACAAATCTGCCAGAAAGAGGTAACCTATCTGGGATATGCTCTAAAGGATGGAAAAAGGTGGCTGACGGAAGCCCGAAAGAAGGCCATCTTGCAGATCCCCACCCCGTCAACCTCTCGACAGGTGCGTGAGTTCCTGGGAACGGCGGGGTTCTGTCGCCTTTGGATACTTGGGTTTGCTAGCTTGGCTGAACCACTATATCCACTCaccaaaaacaaaggagaattcGTATGGggcaaagagcaggaggaggcctTCACCAACATAAAGAAGGCGCTGTTAAGTTCCCCTGCTCTGGCGTTACCTGACCTCACCAAACCATTTACTCTGTTCGTGGATGAGCGAAAGGGAGTGGCCCGGGGTGTGTTAACACAGAAACTCGGACCCTGGAAACGGCCAGTGGCATACTTGTCAAAAAAATTAGACCCCGTGGCCAGTGGATGGCCTGCCTGCCTTAAAATAGTGGCTGCCACCGCAGTCTTGGTAAAAGACTCTGATAAACTTACTTTTGGACAACCAATTACAATCATTGCAGCCCACTCCCTGGAAAGCATTATTCGACAACCTCCTGACCGGTGGTTAACAAATGCCAGGATGACTTACTATCAGAGTCTGTTACTAACTGAACGTATTAAGTTTGCCCCTCCAGCCATCCTGAACCCAGCCACACTGATGCCTGAAGCAGGAGAGAGTGACCAGCCTCTCCATGAATGCCAAGAGGTTCTAGCCGAAGAAGTGGGCATTCGCGCAGACCTAACTGACCAGCCTATGGAAGGAACCCCCTCGTGGTTCACCGATGGGAGCAGCTACCTGTTGGAAGGAAAGCGAAAGGCTGGCGCAGCCGTAGTGGACGGGAAACGGGTCGTGTGGGCTAGCTCGTTGCCAGAGGGGACCTCTGCCCAAAAAGCCGAACTAGTAGCCCTCATACAGGCCCTGAGGTtggctgaaggaaaagtgattaacatatttaccGATAGCAGATACGCCTTCGCAACAGCCCACGTCCATGGGGCAATATACAGACAGAGGGGGCTCTTGACATCGGCGGGGAAGGAAAttaagaacaaagaggaaattttaaatCTCCTAGAAGCCGTACATCTCCCCAAAAAGGTGGCCATCATACATTGCCCAGGGCATCAAAAAGGAGATGACTGGGTTGCAAGAGGGAATCGAATGGCAGACACAACTGCCAAAGAGGCCGCACTAGAGGCCATGATACTCTCAGTAAAACTTGACGACAAACAGgcagtggaaggaaaggaagaaacaaacctatccgctgaggaagggaaagctTACATCGATAAAATGCACCGACTTACGCATTTGGGGACTGAAAAACTTATcacactagcaaaaaaatcacgCTACAAGGTCCCGGACCTACGAAAAACCGTGGAACGCATCGTACAAAATTGCGAGGCATGTGCCTTTACAAATGCAGGACATACTAAAGgaatccaaggaaagagactgagaggagatcgaCCAGGAGCATATTGGGAAGTAGACTTTACGGAAGTAAAACCTGCCCGGTACggtaacaaatatttgttagtATTTGTAGATACCTTCTCTGGATGGGTCGAAGCATACCCTACAAGGAACGAAACAGCACTAGTAGTCGCAAAAA atcctggaagagatttttccccGGTTTGGTATTCCCAAGGTAATCGG CACGCCTAA
- the LOC133629284 gene encoding LOW QUALITY PROTEIN: uncharacterized protein LOC133629284 (The sequence of the model RefSeq protein was modified relative to this genomic sequence to represent the inferred CDS: substituted 1 base at 1 genomic stop codon): protein MRGRSLRPSEILIRSLPWCKSRGEREIVSVCVCLIIIFFVLLITMGQSRSTPLSLTLAHWAKVKARGQNLSLIIKKGDWQNYCESEWPTFKVGWPRSGTFDIHTIRAVRMTIFASIGGHPDQEPYITVWEDLVIYPPDWVRPFLPNDKIRVLAPSYSYFRRGVPVTTRTLALTGVEEGVTNNGGDYEKLKEPSPKTKVYPEVEGPPEWTPPVSTSIPTAPPTGPRSPDEGVPVPYNPGGWEEGPYTGTRSKRGIMPEGPDSTVALPLRAVGPAPTEPDELQPLQYWPFSSSDLYNWKANNPSFSENSAALIGLVESLMYSHQPTWDDCQQLLQTLFTTEERERIFSEARKTLQEGQPGQPPRTGMEVEALFPVARLQWDYNTAAGRERLSIYRRALVAGLRGAARKPTNLAKVREIMQGPNEPPSVFLERIMEAYRIYTPFDPESRGQRASVIMSFIGQAAPDIKRKLQHIEGLQDYTLQDIVKEAEKVFHKRETEEEKWEREKNEREKEEIRRQKRQDKNLTRILTTVMAEGKRQGERQAKGGRDLDDNDRNKGPRRLGKDQCAFCKEHGHWARECPKKKGKRVLTLEEDEDXWGQGPEPLPEPRITLNVEGTPVNFLIDTGAEYSVLKTSLGTVTNKQTMVIGATGRKEYPWTTNRTIDLGTNQVSHSFLLIPECPTPLLGRDLLTKMKAQISFTSAGPEIALAGRKPKTCVLSLHLGEEYRLYQNPKENLDNLEKWLKQYPKAWAETGGMGEAVNIPPIVIKLQSSATPISVKQYPLSKEAVAGIRPHIDKLVQQGILVPCKSPWNTPLLPVKKPGTGDYRPVQDLREVNKSPYLTSYGTQPI from the coding sequence ATGAGGGGACGAAGTCTCCGCCCTTCTGAAATTTTGATAAGATCTCTTCCGTGGTGTAAAAGTCGTGGAGAGCGAGAAAtcgtttctgtgtgtgtgtgtcttattATAATCTTTTTTGTATTACTGATAACCATGGGGCAGTCCCGATCCACCCCTCTGTCATTAACATTGGCACATTGGGCAAAAGTAAAAGCACGAGGGCAAAACCTGTCTCTTATTATCAAGAAGGGGGATTGGCAAAATTATTGCGAAAGTGAATGGCCAACCTTTAAAGTAGGATGGCCACGGTCAGGTACCTTTGACATCCATACCATACGGGCAGTCCGAATGACTATTTTCGCCTCAATAGGAGGCCATCCTGACCAAGAACCGTATATCACAGTATGGGAAGACTTGGTGATATATCCGCCGGACTGGGTCCGACCATTTCTTCCAAATGATAAAATAAGAGTCCTAGCCCCATCCTACTCATACTTTAGACGGGGCGTACCTGTGACAACCAGGACTCTGGCTCTCACAGGAGTAGAAGAAGGGGTGACCAATAATGGAGGAGATtatgaaaaattgaaagaaccAAGCCCTAAGACCAAGGTATATCCAGAGGTCGAAGGACCCCCTGAATGGACTCCACCTGTATCCACATCTATACCCACCGCCCCCCCAACTGGACCCCGGTCCCCAGACGAGGGAGTACCTGTGCCATATAACCCGGGGGGTTGGGAAGAAGGACCCTATACCGGTACCAGGAGTAAACGGGGGATAATGCCTGAGGGACCAGACTCCACTGTAGCCTTACCACTCCGGGCGGTGGGGCCAGCCCCCACAGAGCCAGATGAGTTACAACCATTACAGTACTGGCCCTTTTCGTCCTCCGATTTGTacaactggaaagcaaataacccttctttttctgagaactCTGCTGCCCTCATAGGACTAGTCGAATCCCTGATGTACTCCCATCAGCCCACATGGGACGACTGCCAGCAGTTACTTCAAACACTTTTCACCACAGAGGAGCGAGAACGAATCTTCTCGGAGGCACGAAAAACCCTGCAGGAAGGCCAACCAGGCCAACCCCCTCGAACAGGAATGGAAGTGGAGGCGTTGTTCCCAGTAGCGCGGCTGCAATGGGactataatacagcagcaggtagggaacGACTGTCCATATACCGCCGGGCTCTGGTAGCAGGACTAAGAGGGGCAGCCAGGAAACCTACCAATCTGGCAAAGGTGAGAGAAATTATGCAGGGGCCTAATGAACCACCCTCGGTGTTCCTAGAACGTATCATGGAGGCCTATCGTATTTATACCCCATTTGATCCCGAATCTAGGGGACAACGGGCCTCCGTTATCATGTCCTTCATTGGACAAGCTGCACCAGATATAAAACGAAAACTGCAGCATATCGAGGGATTGCAGGATTACACCCTGCAAGATATTGttaaagaggctgagaaagtgTTCCATAAAAGGGAAACCgaggaagaaaagtgggagagggaaaagaatgagagagagaaggaagaaatacgAAGACAAAAGAGACAGGATAAGAATTTAACAAGAATACTTACTACAGTAATGGCCGAGGGGAAACGCCAAGGGGAAAGACAGGCGAAAGGAGGAAGGGACCTGGACGACAATGACAGGAATAAGGGACCCAGAAGACTGGGAAAAGATCAATGTGCGTTCTGCAAGGAACATGGGCATTGGGCCCGTGAATGCcctaagaaaaagggaaagagagtacTAACcctggaggaagatgaagattaATGGGGTCAGGGCCCGGAACCCCTCCCCGAGCCTAGGATAACGTTAAATGTGGAGGGGACCCCAGTAAATTTTTTGATTGATACTGGGGCAGAATATTCCGTACTGAAAACCTCATTAGGGACTGTAACTAACAAACAGACCATGGTAATTGGAGCAACAGGTCGAAAAGAATACCCCTGGACAACTAATCGAACTATTGACTTGGGAACTAACCAGGTATcccattcttttttgttaatacCCGAGTGCCCTACCCCCCTCCTCGGACGAGACCTGTTAACAAAAATGAAGGCTCAGATAAGCTTTACTTCTGCTGGCCCTGAGATCGCCCTTGCAGGCAGAAAGCCAAAAACATGCGTATTGTCTCTGCACTTGGGGGAGGAATATAGACTATACCAAAACCCCAAGGAGAACCTGGATAACCTTGAAAAGTGGCTCAAGCAGTATCCGAAAGCATGGGCCGAAACTGGGGGCATGGGGGAAGCGGTGAACATCCCTCCCATAGTGATCAAGCTGCAATCAAGTGCCACCCCAATAAGCGTAAAACAATACCCATTGTCAAAAGAGGCAGTAGCAGGGATACGACCTCACATCGACAAGCTTGTACAACAAGGGATTCTTGTGCCTTGTAAATCTCCCTGGAACACACCACTCTTGCCGGTAAAGAAACCTGGGACTGGGGATTATCGGCCAGTACAGGACTTGCGGGAAGTCAACAAGAGTCCTTACCTTACATCCTACGGTACCCAACCCATATAA